The region CTCGCATTGCGAGTCAAATCAGACGGGAGGAGTTACTTTGTCAATGTGCAGACAGAATCGATTGTGCCGACGGATCTACATCAGCACAGGTTGTTTGTCAAGAAGCCCGGGGAGTGGGAGACGGTGTTGATCAAGTGGAACAATTTCGTCAGGACGAACCACGGGTTTGTGGTAGAGCCGCAGACGGAGATCTTGAGGCAAAAGGTCAAGAGTATTGGGGTGGGGTTGACGGATAGGATACCGGGGCCGTTTGAGCTTTGTATTGAGAGGATGTGGGCGACGAATGACGAGAGCGATGCGGATCAGGTGGTGGATGCTTctgctgccgttgctgcGCCGGAACAGGaggcgccggtggtggagacgaAACAAGAGGGGGATTTGAAGacgaagaggggggagaaggttgctTGGGGGAGTCGGTAGTGTGTGttgagagaagagggggatgtgAGATGGCGATACGAGATGTGTAAATATACTGAATTTGTCATGGGCACAGTATGGAGAATGGGAACGGGCAAAAAGCTGATTCTACCAAATTAAGGGAACATGAAGGCAGTGTGAGACGGGAACGGCTCGGTTCATATGTTGACTGACATGTATATAGAAATCTCGAGCCAGCACTTCGCAAGACGAATCTGCACTTTGCAATCTTGCCATCCGAAGTCAAATGTCATGTCAGGTATCATCAATCTCGTCGATTATTCATAGCGACTTCCCAAGGAAGCCTTTCTACACAAGATACAAACAAGAAATCATCGCCCTCCACTCACTGTCTCTCCCAAGTTGATGTTGAACAATACTCCTTTGCTCCATGCAACCAACCGATTCCTCCAAAACAAATCAGATTTGGCCTCACCCAAACGCCGCCCAGTATATGCGGAACCTCGATGCGCAAAAAAACACACAAGAAAAGCACAAGAAAAgcacaagaaaagaagaagaaaaaaagaaaagaaaagaaaagaaaagaaaaaagaaaacacccAGAAACCCCGCTACCGTGCACTCGTCGTGTTCAAAGCCCCATGACCACACCCGTTACTCCAAATCCATATCCGAATTGCTGTGGCTCTTCCCCCTATCCCATTCCCTCTGCTCACCCTTCTTGGTGTACTTGACCGAGTCAAACATGTCCTTTTCACTTTCCTtgccccccctttcccacttTTTGATCTGTTCCTCTGTGAAACCGGCAGCCCGCAGTCTGTCAGCACCCTGTTGCTTCCACTTCTGCCTGTCCCGGAACAACTCCACAGCCGAGTCCcaggtgttgctgctggacgTGTCCTGCTTAAGAATGTCATCCAGCGGCACATCGTTCTTCGGATCGTAATCCTCCGCAAACCGGCTATCCATCGCCGCAGCGCCCCTTCTAGGAGCACCGGCGCCTCTTCCTCGGACACGAACTGGCGGCTCCGACGTTTCAGAGGGAGGTGCTGGGCCTATCAGCTCGTCCGGGGGATCGGAGTCCTCTTCGTCCACATGGCGATGCGGCCTGGAATGCCGAATGGACCGTGATTGATCTTTCTCGTCACGCTCGTCATGTTCGTGTCGCCTATGTGAATGAGAGCCACGGTCTCTACCGTCCTTCCCAGACCTCCTTCCATGCGGCCTGGAATGATGGCGATGACCGTCCTCGGGCTCGCTGCTGAGGGGGGAGCGATCCCGGTGTCGTCGCTCTCTGCGTTCTCTGTGCCCAGGAGAGCGGGACCGTGACCTTTCGTGCCGTCGGTGATGTGAGCGCTTTGTGTCGTCGTCAACCCTTCGGTGGAACCGTTCGCGATCTTTCTCGTCGCCATGCTTGGACTCGCGACTCTGGGAAGGCTCAGTCTTGGTTGAGACCAAGTGGCGGTCTTTTCTGTCACTCCTCCTTTCCTTGGTGCTGTCTCGATCGCTTTTGGTATCGCTACTCTCGCCTCCTTTGCGACCCTGCAAAATGGAAGATATAGCCCCAAGTTGGCGGCGCCGAATGTCAGACTTGGTGGGGTTGAGTCGCTGTCGCTTCCTCTCTTCGACCTCGGTATGGTGGTTGAGCCGGGCTTGGGCTTCAGCGGCTTCCTTTGCAAGGAGGGCCTTGTTGTGATTCGCAGTCTCCTTTATTATGCGCCCGAGAAAATTGGTATTGGGCTTCGCCTTGTTCGCCGGCCTGGTCGTTGGGCGTACGGTCAGCATGGGTGGTCCTGATGAGATGGCCATGACGATGGAGGTTGCGGTGAAACATACTTGGAAGATCGGAAAGCTTCGAGACCGACTGACGAGTATTTGATGGAGGCATCGCTGGCTTCCTTTGCCAACAAGCCCGCCACATAGTCATCTGTGAGTAAGGTATCGTTTGCCATGTTTGCCGTGTGTTCAACCTTTCCAGAATGCGAAAAGCTGACGAAGGCCATCCATCAGAGTGGGAAGGAAATAAAGAATAGAGGGCGCAAACCCTAACAAAACAGCATTACTGATGAAGAGTAAGGCGGAAGGGAATTTTGAGGTGGTCGGTTGGCGGAGCAGGTTGCTGAGCCTCCTCGCGCATTTGGAGTTCACTGGGTGGTGTGTGCCAGACCGATCAGTTGCGGCTCAGCCAGTTGCGATCCTTATCAGGCACTTATCGCATGTATTTCTTTTATCTTATCAGTCGTGCCTTGGCAACGGCATCAAAACATTGTTTCTTATGCAACaccccttcaaccaccaGCTTTGATTTGGCCCTCTGGCCTACAAACAATGGAAGATATGTGAAAAATGAACATATACACTCTTGCTATCTTACAAATGCCATCTCATCAAGACGTTATTCTACCTCGGCTCCAACATGATCTCACCCCAAGGCAATGCCCACGCAAAACCGAACAGGGGTTTGAAACTCAGGTTCAATGGAACGTGCTGTCATAGCCCTGCTAAACTTGAACTGCGGGTAGGTAGCATCAGGGGACCTGTGATGCGAGGCGAATCGCCCACAAAggtccagcagcagcggcaactCTGAGAGCTCTGTTTGCGGAACAAGAGAACAAACGCCAGATTCTCCAACAAAGCATGCATCGATTTCTTGATCAATGGATTGCTGCCATTGAGAACCAAAAGGTTCATGGTCAAAGACACTTGCCCCACCTCGCACGCACTAGCTAAAGCTGAACCCCTCTGGCCTGTCTACTGGCCAGCCCCTCAATTAGCCCCAAGACCCCAGCCAGAGTGCCAAAGGGCAGCGGgcagccagcaccagcacgGGCCAGTGCAGTAGCATAGCAATCAAGCCATTCCATCCACAATTCTTCAGCTCGCTGAATGGAGCAGCGCACCAGACTGTGAAGACGACAATGGCTGCCGTGCAGCTCGAGGCCGACGCGATCGGCGGCGAGTTGCGCCTGATCCGAGATGCTCTGAGAGACTATCTCGACGATAAGATCCTTCTGCACAACCGCAAAGTCAAAGGCCCGACAACGAAAGGCGGACGGGAGTTTATGGAAGACATCTTGGGCCGTCTCGACCGAGTGTCCACAGGTGTCGATAAGCAGCTCTCATCACACAACACGCCTCCGCCGGC is a window of Podospora pseudopauciseta strain CBS 411.78 chromosome 1, whole genome shotgun sequence DNA encoding:
- a CDS encoding hypothetical protein (COG:C; EggNog:ENOG503P3P4), whose amino-acid sequence is MQTTRVLRYKGFWGRSMDELKRLSNIAIKMEGVTGPQGPRELFDFRTPSSIEDCKVMSDDEIGGLSTSHLDWIVAPPAGSVPASQLPSPNAPGYAKFYGNISTYLPADRPDIKRTGYAAFRTQDRPRNLFTRGLWDIDPYIYLALRVKSDGRSYFVNVQTESIVPTDLHQHRLFVKKPGEWETVLIKWNNFVRTNHGFVVEPQTEILRQKVKSIGVGLTDRIPGPFELCIERMWATNDESDADQVVDASAAVAAPEQEAPVVETKQEGDLKTKRGEKVAWGSR
- a CDS encoding hypothetical protein (EggNog:ENOG503Q474), whose product is MAFVSFSHSGKVEHTANMANDTLLTDDYVAGLLAKEASDASIKYSSVGLEAFRSSKPANKAKPNTNFLGRIIKETANHNKALLAKEAAEAQARLNHHTEVEERKRQRLNPTKSDIRRRQLGAISSILQGRKGGESSDTKSDRDSTKERRSDRKDRHLVSTKTEPSQSRESKHGDEKDRERFHRRVDDDTKRSHHRRHERSRSRSPGHRERRERRHRDRSPLSSEPEDGHRHHSRPHGRRSGKDGRDRGSHSHRRHEHDERDEKDQSRSIRHSRPHRHVDEEDSDPPDELIGPAPPSETSEPPVRVRGRGAGAPRRGAAAMDSRFAEDYDPKNDVPLDDILKQDTSSSNTWDSAVELFRDRQKWKQQGADRLRAAGFTEEQIKKWERGGKESEKDMFDSVKYTKKGEQREWDRGKSHSNSDMDLE